The following are from one region of the Thermococcus cleftensis genome:
- a CDS encoding glycosyltransferase family 2 protein: MLEVSVVISTLYKRPRELAECLRSIAHQSVKPIEVILINGAPSREEERKVEGEIKLLRSRGIAVKRLHLPRSSLPHARNVGAKVARGDVILFLDDDVILERDYLENIILTYEEHPNAMGVQGFITNRVSGNNPLIRFGLLKFLWWLLQRGYYEVDVHKQLPSLFEILPYRLTRTINRESFSGTNMSYRREAFGHLKFDERLKKYAVGEDKDFSYRLHKLFPGSLYQTPKARLAHLEAPAGRLPSRQFEVMRQVYHLYLFYKLFENTLPNRIRYALGRMGDLLLYSILFATSGFKRENARRIIYMIEGLAMATLNRNRIKRGEVNFWTERVPHGENNNPGYRRAGIRPGEGMEPEVPAAEGVHKNRSLGF; this comes from the coding sequence ATGCTTGAAGTTTCGGTGGTTATATCGACGCTCTACAAGAGGCCAAGAGAGCTGGCCGAGTGCCTCAGATCAATAGCCCACCAGAGCGTGAAGCCGATCGAGGTCATTCTCATCAACGGTGCGCCCTCAAGGGAGGAAGAGAGAAAGGTCGAGGGTGAGATAAAGCTCCTGAGGTCCAGGGGAATCGCCGTCAAGAGGCTCCACCTTCCCCGCTCCAGCCTCCCCCACGCCAGGAACGTCGGGGCAAAGGTTGCCAGAGGCGATGTAATCCTCTTCCTGGACGACGACGTGATCCTGGAAAGGGACTACCTGGAGAACATTATCCTGACTTACGAGGAGCACCCGAACGCCATGGGCGTCCAGGGGTTCATAACCAACAGGGTCAGCGGGAACAACCCCCTCATCAGGTTCGGCCTTCTGAAGTTCCTCTGGTGGCTCCTCCAGCGCGGCTACTACGAGGTCGATGTTCACAAACAACTCCCCTCACTCTTTGAGATCCTTCCCTACAGGCTCACGAGAACGATAAACAGGGAGAGCTTCAGCGGAACGAACATGTCCTACCGGAGGGAGGCCTTCGGGCACCTGAAGTTCGACGAGAGGCTGAAGAAATATGCCGTGGGGGAGGACAAGGACTTCTCCTACAGACTCCACAAGCTCTTCCCGGGCTCGCTCTACCAGACCCCAAAGGCCAGGCTGGCGCACCTGGAGGCCCCGGCCGGGAGGCTTCCCTCCCGGCAGTTCGAGGTGATGAGGCAGGTTTATCACCTCTACCTGTTCTACAAGCTCTTCGAGAACACGCTCCCCAACAGGATACGCTACGCCCTCGGAAGAATGGGGGATCTGCTGCTCTACTCGATCCTGTTCGCGACCTCAGGCTTTAAAAGGGAGAACGCCCGTAGGATAATTTACATGATTGAGGGCCTGGCGATGGCGACCCTCAACAGGAACAGGATCAAGAGGGGAGAGGTAAACTTCTGGACGGAGCGGGTCCCCCATGGGGAGAATAATAATCCTGGGTATAGACGGGCTGGAATACGACCTGGTGAAGGAATGGAACCTGAAGTACCTGCAGCAGAGGGCGTTCACAAAAACCGATCTCTCGGATTTTGA
- a CDS encoding alkaline phosphatase family protein, whose translation MGRIIILGIDGLEYDLVKEWNLKYLQQRAFTKTDLSDFEVIVTPPIWASMLTGKKIPEIEEPFIKRQKFIANKGNITKVKTPWYVKLGAKILPLSIRKKLGDAITSNPFEATYDYLLRNRKYRTIFDYFEKTWTNGVPSYGRNVSNPEVREAMKEAVKGNLRPLIEYAMRTYERDRRALMEALEKDYELIFWYTPFLDEVSHFLIGKKLKLMNLYFDLNKLAKLVSEKLDEGDVLYIISDHGMEPVPGDPRGGDHSDHGFFSSNTGELIGKPQELFDLVVKRAEGRK comes from the coding sequence ATGGGGAGAATAATAATCCTGGGTATAGACGGGCTGGAATACGACCTGGTGAAGGAATGGAACCTGAAGTACCTGCAGCAGAGGGCGTTCACAAAAACCGATCTCTCGGATTTTGAGGTAATCGTGACCCCGCCGATATGGGCATCAATGCTCACGGGGAAAAAAATACCCGAGATAGAGGAGCCCTTCATAAAGAGGCAGAAGTTCATAGCCAACAAGGGCAACATAACGAAGGTCAAAACCCCCTGGTACGTCAAGCTGGGGGCCAAGATACTCCCCCTTTCGATAAGGAAGAAGCTCGGGGACGCGATAACCTCCAACCCCTTCGAGGCCACCTACGACTACCTGCTCAGGAACAGGAAATACAGGACCATCTTCGACTACTTCGAGAAGACCTGGACCAACGGCGTTCCCTCCTACGGCAGGAACGTCTCAAACCCGGAGGTAAGGGAGGCGATGAAGGAGGCCGTGAAGGGCAACCTCCGGCCCCTCATAGAGTACGCGATGAGAACCTACGAGAGGGACAGGAGGGCACTGATGGAGGCCCTGGAGAAAGATTACGAGCTTATCTTCTGGTACACCCCCTTCCTCGACGAGGTGTCCCACTTCCTAATAGGGAAGAAGCTCAAGCTTATGAACCTCTACTTCGACCTCAACAAGCTGGCGAAGCTCGTCTCAGAGAAGCTGGACGAGGGCGACGTTCTCTACATAATCTCCGACCACGGAATGGAGCCAGTTCCAGGGGATCCAAGGGGAGGTGACCACTCGGACCACGGCTTCTTCAGCAGCAATACGGGGGAGCTGATAGGGAAGCCCCAGGAGCTCTTTGACCTGGTGGTGAAGAGGGCGGAGGGGAGGAAGTGA
- a CDS encoding glycosyltransferase family 2 protein, whose translation MRPRSSKTRGYLLVTPAKNEEANLPLLAKSVVNQSIRPRLWVIVNDNSSDGTGKIAEELAERHRWIEVLHLKGGGGYDLKYRYSQVVRIGFERALSLAIGRGIPFGYIGVLDADFILERRFFEKLVEAFGRDPRLGIVSGGGYYLKGGRLVWEGTDPERPKGSPRLFRRECFREVGGYREGPSPDTVSHYLARFLGWRTGQVVDAIAVQLRETEGRFGHLRGYEMLGWSNYKLGASFTSILARAGFLMLQNPVKGYALVAGYLKAFKGRERRIENGDLREMIRSDLTLGSNLRKLRRIRDARKLVPVRESDVRG comes from the coding sequence GTGAGGCCGAGGAGCTCGAAAACCCGGGGCTACCTGCTCGTCACCCCCGCAAAGAACGAAGAGGCGAACCTGCCCCTGCTGGCCAAAAGCGTTGTGAACCAGAGCATCAGGCCAAGGCTGTGGGTGATAGTGAACGACAACAGCTCCGACGGGACGGGGAAGATAGCTGAGGAGCTCGCCGAAAGGCACCGCTGGATAGAGGTTCTCCACCTGAAGGGCGGCGGGGGCTACGACCTGAAGTATCGTTACTCTCAAGTAGTCAGGATCGGGTTCGAGAGGGCGCTCTCGCTGGCCATTGGGAGGGGCATACCCTTCGGATACATAGGAGTTCTGGACGCGGACTTCATACTGGAGCGCAGGTTCTTCGAAAAACTCGTGGAGGCCTTTGGAAGGGACCCCCGGCTTGGAATCGTGAGTGGCGGCGGATACTACCTGAAGGGCGGGCGGCTCGTCTGGGAGGGAACCGACCCCGAGAGACCGAAGGGCAGTCCGAGGCTCTTCAGGAGGGAGTGCTTCAGGGAGGTCGGTGGGTACCGCGAGGGTCCAAGCCCTGACACCGTCTCCCACTACCTCGCGAGGTTCCTCGGGTGGAGAACCGGGCAGGTGGTCGATGCCATAGCGGTCCAGCTCAGGGAGACGGAGGGACGCTTCGGCCACCTGAGGGGCTACGAGATGCTGGGCTGGTCCAACTACAAGCTCGGTGCCTCCTTCACGTCGATCCTTGCCAGAGCAGGATTTCTGATGCTTCAGAACCCGGTCAAGGGCTACGCCCTCGTTGCCGGATACCTCAAAGCGTTTAAGGGCCGCGAGAGAAGAATAGAGAACGGGGACCTCAGGGAGATGATACGGAGCGACCTGACCCTGGGGAGCAACCTCCGCAAGCTCAGGAGGATAAGGGACGCGAGAAAGCTGGTGCCGGTTCGGGAGAGTGATGTCCGTGGGTAA
- a CDS encoding sulfatase-like hydrolase/transferase, whose protein sequence is MSVGKPNVIIIVLDTLRKDHSRGIERLLTRDFGFTSIENAITTSPWTIPSHASMFTGLYPLYHGVHEGRKRKVPDVRFREDGTYLHEVLGSLGYTTYLLTANFFVGPDFGIRAFDEFRDTLKPLIEDRDREELNEVLKKHEPRNALELTWALVKERKFTLPFKIFLRIMGRYGEGWPRDKGAKVTERLLSEMELKRPVYMFINLMEVHEPYSIFEGFTDAPVVNRLLGEEPELVEKWRKGYPRQVEYLEKRLREMMETLEDRNLMENSVIVVTSDHGQLLGEDNRLGHGVFLDDELLRVPLLIKAPHEIGETEGYVSLARIKPFILSQVEGKDFQLASEYALAESFGTHYPYPNLPEEKLEAVKELEKYRIRLYHREGTAVFNVDDWKLEEVESEAEDFERKARRLILRHLSLLTGGRVAR, encoded by the coding sequence ATGTCCGTGGGTAAGCCAAACGTCATAATCATCGTCCTCGACACCCTGAGGAAGGACCACTCAAGGGGCATAGAGAGGCTCCTCACGAGGGACTTCGGGTTCACGAGCATCGAAAACGCGATAACAACATCACCCTGGACGATACCCAGCCACGCCTCGATGTTCACCGGCCTCTATCCCCTCTACCACGGGGTTCACGAGGGCAGGAAGAGAAAGGTGCCCGACGTGAGGTTCCGGGAGGACGGGACGTACCTCCACGAGGTTTTGGGGTCTCTCGGGTACACAACCTACCTCCTCACGGCCAACTTCTTCGTGGGCCCCGACTTCGGCATCAGGGCGTTCGACGAGTTCAGAGACACCCTCAAGCCCCTCATCGAGGACAGAGACCGGGAGGAGCTGAACGAGGTGCTCAAGAAGCACGAGCCGAGGAACGCCCTCGAGCTGACCTGGGCACTTGTAAAGGAGAGGAAGTTCACCCTGCCGTTCAAGATTTTCCTGAGGATAATGGGCAGGTACGGCGAAGGGTGGCCCAGGGACAAGGGGGCGAAGGTGACGGAGAGGCTCCTCTCAGAGATGGAGCTGAAGAGGCCGGTTTACATGTTCATCAACCTCATGGAGGTTCACGAGCCGTATTCCATCTTCGAGGGCTTCACCGACGCCCCAGTCGTGAACAGGCTTCTCGGCGAGGAGCCCGAGCTCGTTGAAAAGTGGAGGAAGGGCTATCCAAGGCAGGTGGAATACCTGGAGAAGAGGCTCAGGGAGATGATGGAGACCCTCGAGGACAGGAACCTGATGGAAAACTCCGTCATCGTCGTCACGAGCGACCACGGACAGTTGCTCGGGGAGGACAACAGGCTGGGACACGGGGTTTTCTTGGACGACGAGCTCCTGAGGGTGCCCCTCCTCATAAAAGCCCCCCACGAGATAGGAGAAACGGAAGGCTACGTGAGCCTCGCGAGGATAAAGCCCTTTATCCTGAGCCAGGTTGAGGGGAAGGACTTCCAGCTGGCCTCGGAGTACGCCCTGGCGGAGAGCTTCGGAACCCACTACCCCTACCCCAACCTGCCCGAGGAGAAGCTCGAGGCCGTGAAGGAGCTCGAGAAGTACAGGATAAGGCTCTACCACCGGGAGGGCACCGCGGTCTTCAACGTCGATGACTGGAAGCTCGAGGAGGTTGAATCGGAGGCGGAGGACTTCGAGAGAAAGGCCAGGAGGCTGATACTCAGGCACCTGAGCCTCCTCACCGGCGGGAGGGTGGCCAGGTGA
- a CDS encoding glycosyltransferase codes for MRPAVSVIIPTYNRDRLLRRAIESVLNQSFDDFEVLVVDGARSESTRELIRSFGDGRLRYVPQRGKGIANARNLGVLKARGKFIAFLDDDDRWREDKLELQMEAFRELPGDYGLIYTAFTYYYLERGRILGIKHPRASGDVYGHMLRDNITGTSTIMVRRECFRRAGLFRESFPTCEDWDMWLRMAKLCRFGAIDEPLVDYSIHSGQFSFAKYLAGRYRMIEEHGDIRHDPRVLSYHLLQIGILKLFGGDRSGAKEILTAFRLNPTMRGNLSDVIRSLLDVRTKVYILKFLGRL; via the coding sequence GTGAGACCGGCTGTTTCGGTCATAATCCCAACCTACAACAGGGACAGGCTCCTCAGGAGGGCAATAGAGAGCGTATTAAACCAGAGTTTCGACGACTTCGAGGTGCTCGTGGTGGACGGCGCCAGGAGCGAATCGACGAGGGAACTCATCAGGTCTTTCGGGGACGGGCGCCTGAGGTACGTTCCCCAGCGGGGAAAGGGCATAGCCAACGCCCGCAACCTCGGCGTTTTGAAGGCCCGGGGGAAGTTCATAGCCTTCCTCGACGATGACGACCGCTGGCGGGAGGACAAGCTCGAGCTCCAGATGGAGGCCTTCAGGGAGCTCCCCGGGGACTACGGGCTGATCTACACGGCATTTACCTACTACTACCTGGAGCGGGGAAGGATCCTGGGGATAAAGCACCCCAGGGCGAGCGGAGACGTTTACGGACACATGCTGAGGGACAACATAACCGGGACGTCCACGATAATGGTGAGGCGCGAGTGCTTCAGGAGGGCGGGACTTTTCAGGGAGAGCTTCCCGACCTGCGAGGACTGGGACATGTGGCTGAGAATGGCCAAGCTGTGCCGCTTCGGAGCGATAGACGAGCCGCTGGTAGACTATTCCATTCACTCGGGCCAGTTCTCCTTCGCCAAGTACCTGGCGGGGAGGTACAGAATGATAGAGGAGCACGGGGACATAAGGCACGACCCCCGGGTTCTGAGCTATCACCTCCTTCAGATAGGGATACTGAAGCTCTTCGGCGGCGACAGGAGCGGGGCAAAGGAGATATTGACCGCGTTCAGGCTGAACCCGACGATGAGGGGCAACCTGTCCGACGTTATCCGCTCCCTCCTCGACGTCAGAACCAAGGTGTACATACTCAAGTTCCTTGGGCGGCTTTAG
- a CDS encoding site-2 protease family protein, producing the protein MNSTLMAVIVGIIAFWMILYALFGRREEREEGLTVDMFIAMWRTKKLLGFIDRLSSKNRRFWKVYADVGIALGFMGMVYVFYALFKTAVRAVQTGGEGSGVQLVIPGVTIPLSYGLIALAVVMVVHELSHGVVARAEGLPLKSVGLVLLAVIPGAFVEPDEEELSKAPLRSRLRVYGAGSLANVATALLAVLILNFAISPVLQPSGILVSGVLDDGPAYGLLQKGDVIIAMDGQQIKDMEEFINFMNTTKPGQVITLTVLRDGREINLQLKLGAHPDNPEKGYIGIYPAQNVVSKVGADWLVLPLFFTFYWIYVLNIGIGLMNLFPLVPLDGGRMLDDVLKEYLPERIVQPIRYFTIGVGLFLLALNVLPALRSLIG; encoded by the coding sequence ATGAACAGCACACTGATGGCAGTCATCGTCGGAATCATCGCCTTCTGGATGATCCTATACGCCCTCTTCGGGAGGAGAGAAGAGAGGGAAGAGGGCCTCACCGTGGACATGTTCATCGCCATGTGGAGAACCAAGAAGCTCCTGGGGTTCATAGACAGACTCTCCAGTAAAAACAGGCGCTTCTGGAAGGTCTACGCGGACGTTGGGATAGCCCTCGGCTTCATGGGAATGGTCTACGTCTTCTACGCTCTATTCAAGACCGCAGTTAGGGCTGTACAGACCGGTGGCGAGGGGAGCGGGGTTCAGCTCGTTATCCCCGGCGTTACTATACCCCTCTCCTACGGACTCATCGCCCTCGCCGTCGTGATGGTGGTTCACGAGCTCAGCCATGGGGTGGTGGCCCGGGCCGAGGGACTTCCACTCAAATCTGTCGGCCTGGTCCTCCTGGCCGTGATCCCCGGCGCCTTCGTCGAGCCTGACGAGGAGGAGCTATCCAAGGCCCCCCTGCGCTCGAGGCTCCGTGTTTACGGTGCTGGTTCACTGGCCAACGTGGCCACCGCCCTGCTGGCAGTTCTGATACTCAATTTCGCCATATCCCCAGTCCTCCAGCCCTCGGGAATCCTCGTATCCGGGGTCCTCGATGACGGTCCTGCCTACGGTCTTCTCCAGAAGGGGGACGTGATAATAGCGATGGACGGGCAGCAGATAAAGGATATGGAGGAGTTCATCAACTTCATGAACACCACCAAGCCCGGCCAGGTGATAACGCTCACCGTGCTCAGGGACGGAAGGGAGATTAACCTCCAGCTGAAGCTTGGAGCCCACCCGGACAATCCGGAGAAGGGTTACATCGGGATCTACCCCGCCCAGAACGTGGTCTCGAAGGTTGGAGCCGACTGGCTCGTGCTCCCGCTGTTCTTCACGTTCTACTGGATATACGTGCTCAACATAGGCATAGGGCTGATGAACCTCTTCCCGCTCGTTCCTCTGGACGGCGGGAGAATGCTGGACGATGTTCTCAAGGAGTACCTGCCCGAGAGGATAGTGCAGCCCATCAGATACTTCACCATCGGAGTGGGCCTTTTCCTGCTGGCCCTCAACGTCCTTCCGGCACTGAGGAGCCTCATCGGCTGA
- a CDS encoding TIGR00269 family protein has protein sequence MKCSKCNRPAVYHARYTGRYYCHRHFNEMVEKKFKETVKKYRLIEKGERIAVGVSGGKDSVVLLHLLAKLREKFPFELVAVTIDEGIAGYRPPSVEIARRNAEKLGIEHRIYSFKEYIGFTLDETVEIMGSFERGERVGACSYCGVWRRWLLNYAAKDVEADKLAVGHNLDDEVQMFIMNILRGDIARLGRTGPYYEEIHPELVPRIKPLREIPEKEIVLYAVLNGIEVDLSECPYAVEAFRAEIRDWLNEMEERHPGTKYQILRSYDKLFPLIAKTYTKKTSELNRCRICGQPTTGEICKACQFRLQVERKARERGLTFRVD, from the coding sequence ATGAAGTGCTCCAAGTGCAACCGGCCAGCGGTTTACCACGCACGCTACACCGGGCGGTACTACTGCCACAGGCACTTCAACGAGATGGTCGAGAAGAAGTTCAAGGAGACGGTGAAGAAGTACCGCCTAATCGAGAAGGGCGAGAGGATAGCGGTCGGCGTTAGCGGCGGAAAGGACAGCGTCGTTCTGCTTCACCTCCTCGCGAAGCTCCGCGAGAAGTTCCCCTTCGAGTTAGTTGCGGTGACAATCGATGAGGGCATAGCTGGCTATAGGCCGCCGAGCGTTGAGATAGCGAGGAGGAACGCGGAGAAGCTCGGGATAGAGCACAGGATTTATTCCTTCAAGGAATACATCGGCTTCACCCTCGACGAGACGGTGGAGATAATGGGGAGCTTCGAGAGGGGGGAAAGGGTTGGTGCCTGCTCCTACTGCGGCGTCTGGAGGCGCTGGCTTCTGAACTACGCGGCCAAAGACGTCGAGGCCGATAAATTAGCTGTGGGCCACAACCTCGACGACGAGGTGCAGATGTTCATCATGAACATCCTCAGGGGAGACATAGCGAGACTGGGAAGAACCGGGCCCTACTACGAGGAGATACACCCCGAACTAGTTCCCAGGATAAAGCCGCTCCGTGAAATTCCCGAGAAGGAGATAGTCCTCTACGCGGTTCTGAACGGCATAGAGGTCGACCTGAGCGAGTGTCCCTACGCGGTAGAAGCCTTCAGAGCTGAGATTAGGGACTGGCTCAACGAGATGGAGGAGAGACACCCAGGAACGAAGTACCAGATACTAAGGAGCTACGACAAGCTCTTCCCGCTCATAGCGAAGACCTACACCAAAAAGACGAGCGAGCTGAACCGCTGCAGGATATGCGGCCAGCCGACGACGGGGGAGATATGCAAGGCCTGTCAGTTCAGGTTACAGGTTGAGAGGAAGGCGAGGGAGAGGGGACTGACGTTCAGAGTGGATTAA
- a CDS encoding ATP-binding protein translates to MDENLARVIVEWQENWTPELVERDFDFSLVPERPKKIITFAGCRRTGKTYLMFQLINELSEKVPREDIFYVNFEDERLEKRTETLTELIPTIEELFGKRERLYLFLDEIQNVPGWDSWARRVNDSMKNVRLFLSGSSSKLSSREIPTSLRGRALTFEVFPLSFREFLRFKRFEVPHNVGLSGKKAQLLNLLREYILYGGFPEVVLTDDRRIKGLIVRDYFNTIIALDVIERYRVRNPEELRAFIRLLLNSEYFSLSKMERTMRSLGYAVSKATLSNYLNHLRECYFAFPVEVYSPKVRLRIQHPKKIYFVDTSFTTFLSVRFSENFGRLMENAVFIELLRRGGEVNYALGKGWEVDFVLPEEETLIQVSYDVSNPGTLDREVKALKKAMREFGWKNAKLITWEREGKIDGIEVIPLWRFLLEGH, encoded by the coding sequence ATGGACGAGAACCTCGCGCGCGTCATAGTTGAGTGGCAGGAGAACTGGACACCGGAGCTCGTTGAGAGGGACTTCGACTTCTCGCTGGTTCCTGAGAGACCGAAGAAAATCATCACATTCGCGGGCTGCCGGAGGACTGGAAAAACGTACCTCATGTTCCAGCTGATAAACGAGCTCTCGGAGAAAGTGCCGAGGGAGGATATTTTCTACGTCAACTTTGAGGACGAGAGGCTCGAAAAGAGGACCGAAACACTCACCGAGCTCATCCCAACAATAGAGGAGCTCTTCGGGAAGAGGGAGCGGCTGTACCTCTTCCTCGACGAGATCCAGAACGTCCCTGGATGGGACTCGTGGGCGAGGAGGGTGAACGACTCCATGAAAAACGTCCGCCTCTTCCTGAGCGGTTCCTCCTCAAAGCTATCGAGCAGGGAGATACCCACGTCGCTGAGGGGACGGGCGCTCACCTTTGAAGTGTTCCCCCTGAGCTTCCGGGAGTTCCTCCGCTTCAAAAGGTTTGAAGTACCCCACAACGTCGGCCTCAGCGGAAAAAAGGCCCAGCTCCTGAACCTCCTGAGGGAGTACATCCTCTACGGGGGGTTCCCAGAGGTGGTACTGACGGACGACAGGCGCATAAAGGGCCTCATAGTCAGGGACTACTTCAACACTATCATAGCCCTCGACGTCATCGAGAGGTACAGGGTGCGTAACCCCGAGGAGCTCAGGGCCTTCATACGGCTCCTCCTCAACTCTGAGTACTTCAGCCTGAGCAAGATGGAGAGAACCATGAGAAGCCTCGGCTACGCTGTGAGCAAGGCCACGCTCTCGAACTACCTCAACCACCTGAGGGAGTGCTACTTCGCCTTTCCCGTGGAGGTTTACTCCCCAAAGGTCAGGCTGAGGATACAGCACCCGAAGAAGATATACTTCGTGGACACGTCCTTCACCACCTTCCTGAGCGTGAGGTTCAGCGAGAACTTCGGAAGGCTGATGGAGAACGCGGTCTTCATAGAACTCCTCAGGAGGGGCGGGGAGGTGAACTACGCCCTCGGGAAGGGGTGGGAGGTGGACTTCGTGCTCCCAGAGGAGGAAACCCTCATTCAGGTGAGCTACGACGTTTCAAACCCCGGGACACTGGACAGGGAGGTGAAGGCACTGAAAAAGGCCATGCGGGAATTCGGCTGGAAAAACGCCAAGCTGATAACCTGGGAGCGGGAAGGAAAGATAGACGGAATCGAGGTAATTCCCCTGTGGAGGTTCCTGCTTGAAGGTCATTGA
- a CDS encoding TIGR04140 family protein: protein MKVIETPIPLTELEELAKRAGADVKLTLVGKSGRNDIVLNRVLVEGPEEEIERFMEKLRLARAGG from the coding sequence TTGAAGGTCATTGAAACGCCGATCCCACTCACCGAGCTTGAGGAACTCGCCAAGAGGGCCGGAGCGGACGTTAAGCTCACCCTCGTCGGAAAGAGCGGGAGGAACGACATCGTCCTCAACAGGGTTCTCGTTGAAGGCCCGGAGGAAGAAATCGAGCGCTTCATGGAGAAGCTCAGGCTCGCGAGGGCCGGTGGCTGA
- a CDS encoding CPBP family intramembrane glutamic endopeptidase → MREIPEASAMIDFVLALLLWLAVFVPSSVIASISARKSPKRAGFMMQLTMLLLSLTAMKLLGGFERFGFVWSDAYIGQAFVLGFAISLVLNLFAPSETTPGFLPEGARKFFLLLLLAPLSEEALNRGLLEGYLLNHGHFWGAITFSATLFALPHLMAFDGPGERAIVLSGAFVLGLLAGYIFALGGIAPAFVLHSSANLAGLAVLKFRESRGYK, encoded by the coding sequence ATGAGGGAAATTCCGGAGGCCTCTGCCATGATTGACTTCGTCCTTGCACTACTCCTCTGGCTCGCGGTCTTCGTGCCCTCTTCCGTTATAGCGTCCATATCCGCCAGAAAGAGCCCGAAAAGAGCGGGCTTCATGATGCAGCTGACAATGCTCCTACTTTCCCTGACGGCCATGAAGCTTCTCGGCGGGTTCGAAAGGTTCGGCTTCGTCTGGAGTGATGCTTACATAGGCCAGGCCTTCGTCCTCGGCTTTGCAATATCGCTCGTCCTCAACCTTTTTGCACCCTCCGAAACCACGCCCGGATTTCTGCCCGAAGGTGCGCGGAAGTTTTTCCTCCTCCTGCTCCTGGCACCGCTGAGCGAGGAGGCCCTCAACAGGGGGCTCCTTGAAGGCTACCTCCTGAACCACGGCCACTTCTGGGGCGCGATAACGTTCTCCGCAACCCTCTTTGCCCTCCCCCACTTGATGGCCTTCGATGGGCCCGGGGAAAGGGCCATCGTCCTGAGTGGAGCGTTCGTCCTCGGCCTCCTAGCGGGTTACATCTTCGCCCTGGGCGGCATAGCCCCGGCCTTCGTTCTCCACTCCTCGGCCAACCTCGCCGGCTTAGCAGTTCTGAAGTTCAGAGAAAGCCGGGGGTATAAATAG
- a CDS encoding transcriptional regulator, with product MEALRELSRNHVLGNPIRLGIMLYLLPRGRVLFRELLDVLDVTPGNLDSHLKALEKAGYVELYKVFADRPRTAVRITEKGAEETGEYLRALREVLSLISQEV from the coding sequence ATGGAGGCCCTGCGGGAGCTGAGCAGGAACCACGTCCTGGGAAATCCCATAAGGCTAGGGATTATGCTCTACCTTCTCCCGAGGGGAAGGGTTCTGTTCAGGGAACTTCTGGACGTTCTCGATGTAACCCCCGGAAACCTTGACTCCCACCTCAAGGCCCTTGAAAAAGCGGGCTACGTCGAGCTCTACAAGGTCTTCGCCGACAGACCGAGAACCGCGGTGAGGATAACCGAGAAGGGGGCGGAGGAAACCGGAGAGTACCTGAGGGCTCTCAGGGAGGTTCTCTCACTCATCTCCCAGGAGGTGTAA
- a CDS encoding DUF2238 domain-containing protein, whose translation MLINRESHIIFTSLVVLAVGFLTGIYYRRVDHILRTGWMIACILLLYRVSGRYERPDGVAGALLSPFFNRGTLAVTSIFLAVHASLVNVPFTDIDLFNVAFRDVDMISHFLGGLVMWLIVTEVLMNLRPDLGRWELLGYSFVVLLAVGIGWEFVEWIGSRFTEGILQETLLNKVRDVLMEQLGALSGLLMVSSRGYPFTPPGR comes from the coding sequence ATGCTTATAAACCGCGAGTCCCACATTATCTTCACCTCGCTCGTCGTGCTCGCGGTGGGCTTTCTCACCGGGATATACTACCGCAGGGTGGACCATATCCTGAGAACCGGCTGGATGATAGCTTGCATACTCCTCCTTTACCGCGTCAGCGGCCGCTATGAAAGGCCAGATGGTGTCGCCGGCGCCCTGCTGAGCCCTTTCTTCAACCGTGGAACCCTCGCGGTAACCTCTATTTTCCTGGCAGTACATGCCTCCCTCGTGAACGTTCCATTCACGGACATCGACCTCTTCAACGTGGCCTTCAGGGACGTGGACATGATAAGCCACTTCCTCGGCGGCCTCGTGATGTGGCTGATTGTAACGGAGGTGCTCATGAACCTCAGGCCGGACTTGGGGAGGTGGGAGCTGCTGGGTTACTCCTTCGTGGTTCTCCTCGCTGTGGGCATCGGCTGGGAGTTCGTGGAGTGGATTGGAAGCCGCTTCACCGAGGGAATCCTTCAAGAAACGCTCCTCAACAAGGTTAGAGACGTTTTGATGGAACAACTCGGGGCACTGTCCGGCCTGTTGATGGTATCGAGCAGGGGGTACCCATTTACACCTCCTGGGAGATGA